Genomic DNA from Streptomyces sp. PCS3-D2:
CCCGTTCCACCAGTTCGATCCTCTCCTCGCCACGCCGCGCCAGCCGTGCGAGGACGCGGTACGAGCGCTCCAGTCCGAAGCGCAGGCCCCGCTCGTCCAGTTGACTGCCGAGCAGCGAGGTCCGGCCGGGGTCGGCACCCCGGCTGCCCGACAGTACCCAGTCCAGGGCCGAGCCCAGAACCTCCGTCGCCAGCAACTCCTGCCGCTCCGGGTCCAGCCCGAACCGCCGCAGCGCCTCCACCTGGTCCGCGGCGGCCGCGAGATCCGCCAGCAGCGGCTCCTGCGGTGACCGGTCGCGCAGACGTGCGCGTACGGCCGCCACCCGCGCGGCGGTGTAGTGGATGGACGCCTCGGGTACGGATTCCAGCGTGTGCACGGCCCCGTCCCGGTCCCCGGCGGCCAGTTGGACCCGCGCCAGTCCGAAGGCCGCGCTGACGAAGCCCGGATCGGTGATCCAGACCAGGCGGTAGTACTCGGCGGCGTTGTCCAGCTGGCCCAGCACCTCCGCGCACAGCCCGAGGGCCAGCTTCGGCGCCGGCTCGCCCGGGAAGGCGTCGTAGACCGCGTCGAAGGACAGGGCCGCCGTCTCGTCGTCACCGGTGGCCAGCGAGGCGATGCCGCGGGCCCACACCACCCGCCAGTCGTCCGGGTGACGGGCCTCCAGCTCGGCCAGCGCCTCCCCGGCCGAGGCCGGATCGCCGAGCTCCAGGCGGGCGCGCAGCTCGCGCAGCCGCAACTCGGCGGAGTCGGTGGGCGCCGAGGCCAGCGCGCCCAACAGGTCGCCGGGCGCGGAGGCCGCCAGGCCGGTCAGGAAGCCGGCATTGGGGTCGGCGGCGTCCACCAGCGGTACCGGCAGTGCCAGCGCCGTGTCGCGGGCGTCGACGGTCGTGGCGGGCCGCACGGCTCCGGCGTGCGGCGTGGCCGCGGGCTCCGGTGCGGCCGCCGCCGCGGGAGCCCGCCGGGCCCGGGGCACGGCCGCCCCGGCCAGGTGCGTGGCGCTGTCCCCCAGCACGGCTCCCGCGGGGGCGGTCCCGGTCAGCGCCGGACCGCCGGGCCCGGCGAACGGCCCCGAGGACGCGCCGGCCGATGCGGCCCCGGAGGGCGCCGGAGACACGGCGGCACCCCCGGCCGCCGTGCCGAACGGGGCTGGGTGGGCCGCGGCGCCGGCGGCACCTCCGGCCGCGGCGGGGGCCGCAGCTGCGGGCCCGTCCGGTGCCGGAGCCGCCGGCAGGGCGCGGCCCACGAGGCTGCGCAGGCCGGCGCCCCGGCGGGCGGCGGTCTCGCGGCCGCCCAGCCGGGAGACCACCGTGTCCGCCGTGTCCGTGCCGGCGAACAGCCGGGTGTCCGGCACCCGCAGTTCCGGGCCGAAGAGGGTGGACAGCTGCGGTCGCGGCTGCCCCGTCTGCAGGGCGACCACCTCCCGCAGGACGCCGGTCAGCTGGTCGGCCATCTCCTCTGCGGAGGCGAACCGCCGCCCCGGGTCAGGGTCGGTCGCCCGGACGAGCAGCCGGTAGAAGGACTCGTACCGCCGGAACACCTCGATGTGCTCCGGATCCGGCAGCGAGTCCGCGAACACGTTGGTGTAGCCCTGGAAGTCGAAGGTCAGGACGGCCAGCGTGCGCGCCACCGTGTACAGGTCGGAGGCGACCGACGGGCCCAACTCCGCCACCTCCGGCGCCTGGTAGCCCACCGTGCCGTATATGGCCGACTCTTCGTCGTCCATCCGCCGCACCGCGCCCATGTCGATCAGCTTCAGCTGGTCCTGCTGCTGGATCGCGTTGTCGACCTTGAAGTCGCAGTAGAGCAGGTTCCTGCTGTGCAGGTGCCCCAGAGCCTCCAGCGCCTCGATGCCGTACGCGCAGGCCTGTTCCACCGGCAGTGGGTCGCGCCGCCCGTCGGGCCGGCGCCGCTCGTTCGCGATCTCCTTCAGCGACTTGCCGCCGACGTACTCCATGACGATGTACCCGTCCAGCGAACCGGTCCGCTGGTCCAGGTGCTCCACGAAGTTGTAGATCCGCACGATGTTGGAGTGCTCGATCTCCGCGAGGAAGCGGCGCTCCGAGATCGCCGCCTCCATCGCGTCCTGGTCGCCCGTGTCGAGCAGGCCCTTGAGGACCACCCACCGGTCCGCGACCGCCCGGTCCACCGCCAGGTACACCCAGCCGAGGCCGCCGTGCGCCAGACAGCCCGCCACCTCGTACTGGCCGCGCACCACGTCACCGGCGCGCAGCTTGGGCACGAAGGAGTAGGGGTGCCCGCACTTGGTGCAGAAGCCCTCGGTCCGGCCCGGCCGGTCCCCGCGGGCCCGGCCCACCGGAGCGCCGCAGTCCGAACGCGAGCAGAACCGCTTGCGCTCGGGCACCTCCGGGTTCTCCAGGACCGCCGTCGAGGGGTCGGGCCGCGGCACCTCCGGAACGCTGACCAGACCGGCACCCAGCCGGCTGCGTCCCGAGGAGGCGGCCGAACCCGAACTGCGCACCGAGACCGAGCGGGTTGAAGCCTGCCCCGCCAGGGAACGCGACAGCCGCCCCGACACCGAACGGTGCGAGGAGGAGGATCGGGAGGACCGGGCCGAGGCCGAGGAGCGCGCCGAGCCGTGGGACCCCTGGGAGCCCTGCGACCCGTGGGAGCCCCGGGACCCGCCGGAGCCCAGGGAACCGCGCGCCGGGCTCGTCATTCCCGTCGGCGGTGACACCAGCTCCTCGGCGCCCGCCGCGACCGCGCCGACCGGGGCCAGGCCGCAGGTGTCGCAGTACAGCCCGCCGCCGCCCATGTCCTCGTACGTCCCCGGGCAGCCGGGGCGGACGCACGCCGTTCCGCTCAGGCTCATGCGTCCTCCGTCCCCGGCCCGCCGGGCCGCTCTTCTCCGTGGTGCTCCGGTCCCGGCCGCTGCCGCGGTGCCAGCGACTCCCCGGCCGCCTGTTGGTAGCGCAGGACGGCCTGTTCGGCGGCCCGCAGGTCGCAGGGCGCGCTCCACAGCATCCGCCGGGCCGTGTCGTACCTCTCGATCAGCAGGGGGTCCTCGGCCAGGCCGTGCCGGGCCACCTTCGCCCGGTACGCGTCCAGCCGCCCGCGCAGCTCGGCCCGTACGGCCAGCGGGGCCGTCACCGCGGTCAACGATTCGCGGGCCCTGCGCAGTTCCTCCTCGGCCCGCTCCTCCAGCGATTCCAACAGGGGCGAGAGCCGGTGCCAGCGCGCGTGGCGCCGGTGGTCGGCGGCCGCCGCGAGCTGCTCCTGGAGCACCGTCGGCGGGCCGCTGACCACGGGCACCTCGGAGGCGGCGA
This window encodes:
- a CDS encoding serine/threonine-protein kinase; translated protein: MSLSGTACVRPGCPGTYEDMGGGGLYCDTCGLAPVGAVAAGAEELVSPPTGMTSPARGSLGSGGSRGSHGSQGSQGSHGSARSSASARSSRSSSSHRSVSGRLSRSLAGQASTRSVSVRSSGSAASSGRSRLGAGLVSVPEVPRPDPSTAVLENPEVPERKRFCSRSDCGAPVGRARGDRPGRTEGFCTKCGHPYSFVPKLRAGDVVRGQYEVAGCLAHGGLGWVYLAVDRAVADRWVVLKGLLDTGDQDAMEAAISERRFLAEIEHSNIVRIYNFVEHLDQRTGSLDGYIVMEYVGGKSLKEIANERRRPDGRRDPLPVEQACAYGIEALEALGHLHSRNLLYCDFKVDNAIQQQDQLKLIDMGAVRRMDDEESAIYGTVGYQAPEVAELGPSVASDLYTVARTLAVLTFDFQGYTNVFADSLPDPEHIEVFRRYESFYRLLVRATDPDPGRRFASAEEMADQLTGVLREVVALQTGQPRPQLSTLFGPELRVPDTRLFAGTDTADTVVSRLGGRETAARRGAGLRSLVGRALPAAPAPDGPAAAAPAAAGGAAGAAAHPAPFGTAAGGAAVSPAPSGAASAGASSGPFAGPGGPALTGTAPAGAVLGDSATHLAGAAVPRARRAPAAAAAPEPAATPHAGAVRPATTVDARDTALALPVPLVDAADPNAGFLTGLAASAPGDLLGALASAPTDSAELRLRELRARLELGDPASAGEALAELEARHPDDWRVVWARGIASLATGDDETAALSFDAVYDAFPGEPAPKLALGLCAEVLGQLDNAAEYYRLVWITDPGFVSAAFGLARVQLAAGDRDGAVHTLESVPEASIHYTAARVAAVRARLRDRSPQEPLLADLAAAADQVEALRRFGLDPERQELLATEVLGSALDWVLSGSRGADPGRTSLLGSQLDERGLRFGLERSYRVLARLARRGEERIELVERANRFRPRTWV